In Haematobia irritans isolate KBUSLIRL chromosome 1, ASM5000362v1, whole genome shotgun sequence, a genomic segment contains:
- the Os-C gene encoding os-C isoform X2 has protein sequence MSLHFKRKLWILMVLVLIVNRAMGQDDGQAESEEEDDDSSSEETVEDSNESGNQRRRRSPDLSDFESKSVETIPQPNFAIPGLPDPSTFIKLAEMVSRLGQEVLPQVLEAFC, from the exons ATGTCTCTACATTTCAAACGAAAACTATGGATTTTAATGGTTTTAGTTTTGATTGTAAATAGGGCAATGGGTCAg GATGACGGTCAAGCAGAATCTGAGGAAGAAGATGATGACTCATCTTCTGAAGAAACTGTAGAGGATTCCAATGAGTCCGGAAATCAAAGACGTCGCCGTTCTCCAGATCTAAGTGATTTCGAATCAAAAAGTGTAGAGACAATTCCACAGCCCAATTTTGCTATACCTGGTCTACCAGATCCATCAACATTTATTAAATTAGCCGAAATGGTTTCCAGATTGGGTCAAGAGGTCTTACCTCAAGTGCTTGAAG caTTCTGTTAA
- the Os-C gene encoding os-C isoform X1, protein MSLHFKRKLWILMVLVLIVNRAMGQDDGQAESEEEDDDSSSEETVEDSNESGNQRRRRSPDLSDFESKSVETIPQPNFAIPGLPDPSTFIKLAEMVSRLGQEVLPQVLEGNTGLKTLIEKRLQRNSKLIKNLSDEVNAIWNRI, encoded by the exons ATGTCTCTACATTTCAAACGAAAACTATGGATTTTAATGGTTTTAGTTTTGATTGTAAATAGGGCAATGGGTCAg GATGACGGTCAAGCAGAATCTGAGGAAGAAGATGATGACTCATCTTCTGAAGAAACTGTAGAGGATTCCAATGAGTCCGGAAATCAAAGACGTCGCCGTTCTCCAGATCTAAGTGATTTCGAATCAAAAAGTGTAGAGACAATTCCACAGCCCAATTTTGCTATACCTGGTCTACCAGATCCATCAACATTTATTAAATTAGCCGAAATGGTTTCCAGATTGGGTCAAGAGGTCTTACCTCAAGTGCTTGAAGGTAATACGGGAttgaaaacattaattgaaaagcGTTTACAACGTAATTCTAAATTGATAAAGAATTTAAGTGATGAAGTGAATGCAATTTGGAAtagaatttaa